The sequence ATCTGCTAGAAGAATCTCAGCTAAGCTGGCACTACCTGGTGCTGGTGGTGGGGTCTTGCATTATTGCGACGCTGGGTTTGCTGGCCAACAGTACTGCCGTGATTATCGGCGCAATGCTGATTGCCCCGCTGATGTTGCCGATTCGGGGGGCCGCCTTTGGCATCATTGAGGCCGACCGGGTATTGATGCGATCGAGCATTTTGGCCCTGATCGTCGGCTCGGTGTTGTCGGTGACGATTTCGGCAACGCTAGGCAGGTTGACCGGGGTGGTGCAGTTTGGCAGTGAGGTGATGGCCCGCACTCAGCCAACGCTGCTAGATCTAGGCATTGCCGTGGCGGCTGGGGCGCTGGCTGGGGTGGCCAAGGTTGAACCAAAAATCGCAGGTACCGTGGCAGGTACGGCGATCGCCGTGGCCTTGATGCCGCCGATTTGCGTAGTTGGCCTATGGCTGGGCCAGGGCAATCTAGAGCTGAGCCTGGGAGCGCTGCTGCTCTACATGACCAACCTGTTTGGTATTACCCTGGCCTGCATGGTGGCCTTTGTTCTGTTTGGCTATTCGATGATGCACCAGGCTCGCCGCCCCCTGGGCATTACCCTGATGTTTACGGCCTTGCTGGTGCTGCCGTTGGGAGCAAGTACCCTGCGGCTGCTTCAGCAAAACCAACTCGAAGCCAACGTCAGAACGGCCCTGCTCGATCGCACCGTCACCTTTCAACGCCTGACGCTGGTGGATATGAGCACCAACTGGCTAACCACTCCGCCAGAAATCTCGCTCACGGTACGGGCCTCAGAGCCGGTGTCGCCGACGCAAGTACAGCTATTAGAAGAATTTTTGGCGCGGGAGATGGGGCGCGACTATCGGCTCGTTTTTTTGGTTAGCCAGGTGGCAGCGGTCACCAGTAGCCCACCCGATGAGACCGATGTGGTCGAGTAGGGCTGCCTTAATTGGCTAAGTCCGGGTACTCGGTCACCTCAAACTCAAAGCAGTGCCGCCCCTGGGGATGCTGCCAACGGGCGGCGTCGGGGTTGAAGTTGGTATTTCTCAGCCGGTGGGTGCTGCTGTCGGTGTCGAAGGTGGCGCACAGTTCAAAGGTGCGATCGCCCAGCCGCTCATACTCGTAGGGCTGGTTGGTCAGCGGGTCATTCCTCAGTTCGTTTGGATCTAGAGTCGTGGGCAGCTCAAAGCTGTTGGTCTCCGCTAGGTAGCGGTCGTGAAGGCGCTGGGCGATCGCGGCCACATCCTGCAATCGCTGGCGATCGGCGGCAATGTCGCGCTGCCGTCCTGGCGTGCCCAGCACCCAAAACCCAGCGGCGATCGCTAGCCCTACCGCCACCGTAGCCGCCCCAGTAAACATTCGATCAAAGGTCTTGTGACTCACACGTTCGCTATTCATGGGCCAAACTCTCTTGGTTTAACCGGAGAACCTTAGGGGCAGGCTTGCGCCGAATCCAGTCGAAGTAGTACCACAGCACGCCGCCATCGAGCACCAGCACCACCAGCACCTTGAGCAAAAAGCGCGGCGTCAGCTCGCCCCGCAAAAACGAGGTCAAAAACGCAATCACCGCGCCAATGGCAATGATGGTGGCGATTAGCAGCGTGAGATACGTCAACCATTTGCGCACCCCCGAAAAATACTTTTCGCGGTGGGCTGCCAGGTCGTAGTTGATCTGCCGCATTAGCCCCAGATACACCGGATAGGCCACGATCAGGCGAGCCAAAGCAAAGGCCACCTGCCACGACGGGTCGTTGTAGTAGTTGTTCAAACGGTCGGGAATGAGATGGTTGATAAAGATAAACGCCATCTCTCCCAGGGCTTGCAGCCAAATGCCCAGGGTGACAAATGCCAGCAGATAAAAAAACGCATCGCGCGCCAGTTCGGCTGATGCGCCCTGGGGTGTGGGCAGCGGGCGACCCAGCAGCCCTTCGTAAACTTCAAAAAAGGCCCGCTCGACCTCGCGGGAGGGCCAGCCGTAGTCGCGCAAGAGTTTGCTAATGAACTCGTCGGAGGTGCCGCGATCGCGCGCCAGCAAAATGAACTGCACTAGCTCACTGCGGCGATCGGGGGGTGCGGGAAGGTCTGTACTCATGGGCCTACGGTAATACGCGGCGAATGACCTCACTATACTCAGCGATCCACCTGTTTAACTGGCCTATAAAACCCAAAAACGCATAGATTCGCCTGGTTATAGCCAGAATGCTTAGGGAAAGCGGTGTTTGCCCTGCTCAGCGGCGAATCCATTTGGTGAGTATGCGGATAGGTTGGCCGGTGATGGGATCAAGCTGGGGCTTGCTCCAGGCACGGGGTTCGGCAAAGCCGATGCTGTGGAGATGGGCGATGACGAGTTCCATGCCGCTGGCGGTGCCGATCAGCATGACGCGCACGGGTTCGCGTGGGTCAATGGGCTCTGGGCCGGGTGGGTTGTCGGAAGGGGGCTGGCTGTAAATTTCGCTGTTGGGGATGAAGTCCGACATGGCGATCGGTAAATAAGGGACGAAAGGGATCCAGACCTCCGAGTTTTTGCAAAACTCGGAGGTCTTTTGCCGCAAGCATCTCCACGAAGGGTGCGAAACCCTCCGCAAGATAGGATCCAGATCCCAGGGTTTTTGCAAAACCCTGGGATCTTTTGCTGCAAGAATCTCCACGAAGGGTGCGAAACCCCCACGAGATGGGATCCAGATCCCAGGGTTTTTGCAAAACCCTGGGATCTTTTGCTGCAAGAAGCCAACAAAGGGAGAAAAATCCCCTTGCAAGGTGAGAAACTGAGCTAACGAATCAGCCGCAAAACTTATATGCCATCGTGACATGTCATTTTGTCTTAGTCAAGATGTTTTGTTGTCGTGGCGAAATGTCTCGACATGCCAGAAAGCAGCCCAAAAGAGCCCAAGCCAGAGTCAGCCCTGAAGCAACTGAGAGACCGCCTAGGCCTGACGCAGGAAGAGTTGTCTCGCCGCTGTGGAATACCGCTGCGAACCTATGTGCGCTGGGAGACTGGAGAAGCTACGCCAAGGCCGACGATTCCGCAGGTGAAGGCACTGTGTAGGGAATTGGGGGTTGCGATCGAGGATTTACCTGATGAGTTTGGGCCATCAGGTTAATATAAATTGTTATTGGAATGAAAGGATTCATAAAATAGTAACTATCCTCTAGCCAAATTGAAGGCTAAAGTATAAATCATAGTCTCTTGACTCAAAAATTGTGATAAACCAATTACTAGAGCTTCTTAATCAAGGATGGGTTGGCTCTCTCTTAGGAATTATTGGCCTCATTGCAACGTTTTTAACTATTGAAAATTCACAAAAAAGAAAAGCACTGGCCTATGACATTAAAACCGTGCATCTCATAAAAGATTTTCAATATCAAATTAATGAGCTAAAAATATTGTATAAAGACAAAGAAATCAAAAACCTTTCAGTGTCTCTGATACTAATCTGGAATGATGGAAAGGAAGTAATAAGAAAGAGTGATTTAGCTGAAGGGGATCCTATTAGACTGTGTTTATATCATGGGGAATTTATTGATAAGGCTTTGCTGTCTCATTCTGAAGAAAGAAATCAAATCAAGATGAGGTTGAAATCTAGCAATGAACTTCTACTAAGCTTTGAATATCTTTCTCGCGGCGACAAAGCCGTGATTCAAGTTTTTCACTCAGGCCTGACAGATCTAAAAGGCTCAATAATAGGATCTTTTGATGAACCCATCAGAAAACAGCCTGGGAGTTCTTTAGTGATTTCACTAGCAAGAATAGTATGGATCTATATTCCTTTGCTTACTTCTATTTTGTTGCATTCTAACTTCATGAGGGTTTCTAAATTTTTTATCAATAATTTCCCCGTCTTCGTAGTTGACTCTATATTTTTCAATTTCTACACTTTGTATTTTTTGATTGTTTGTCTTCTTCCCTTTGTCATTTTTGCAATTATCTGCCAGAACTTTCCATTTGGAAAATACAACGCTTTCCTTGATGGGGTTGGGGAGAAGTATCTGGGAATCGTTCATTGGCCTGATGATGCCGGAGAGTCTGTTTTCGGAAAGAGTCTGTCTCGTTCTGTATTTCGGCTGCATTAATTTTTGTCTAGAGCGCAGAACATTGGGCTCTACTACCGTGCCACCCAACCGACCTTTGAAACTACGACCTAGATGTGGCTGAAGACTAGAGGGACGATCGCCCCAGGCGGTCGATTGTCGCGATCGCCAACACATCCCTGTAGGGGCATTGCAGTGTGTCACGCGCTGTAAGGTTGTGGCCCCATCGGCGATATAAGGTTATGCCCCCAGATGCACCTCAAATAGATTCCCATTGCCACAGGAATGACAGATAGGGATCATTGCAAACCAAACGTCCTAAAGATATCGGCTATGGCTCTAGCGGCAGGCATTTCCGTTTTTACGGGAATCCGGGTTAACCATGGGTTGTTTCCTAAGGCCCTGGGCCGACAAAAGCGTTCAGAATGACCTGGGTTACCCTCCATGGCAAAACTTCGACGTTACATTCAGTCGTAAAACACCACTCAAATCAACACCAAACGGCATTGACAATCACCGACAGCCACCCTTGTAGCACCGCTTTTTAACCCTTTTTGAATAGAAATTAACCTTTATGGGTGTCCTGCCAGAGCGATCGCCAGCTTGTTAGGATCGATAGCACATCCATAGCAATGGGAGATTCTATGACTCGCTTTCTCGTAGCCGTAGTCGATGGTGCCAGGGCTTGCTTCTTCAGCTTAGAACCCCTAGCGGCACCGGAGCTAGAATCTGGCCCCGATTTGATGGAGCGCGGTGAATTGCTCAACCCCGCCATTGAAATGGCCGGGCAAGATCTGTGGGCCAACACCAAAACCGGTCGCAATCGGGGGAACGGCAGCCGTGGCCACAGCTACGACGATCACCGGAGCAATCACTTGGTTGAGTTTGAACGCCGCTTTGCCCTGGCCATTGGGGCTCAGATAGACCATCTCATGGTCCACTACGATCTAAACACCCTAGTGCTGGTGGCAGAGCCCCAAATTTTGGGTCTTTTGCGCGAATGCGCGGCGGGCACCTATGGGCGATCTCACCAGGTGCAAGAACTAGCCAAAGACCTGTGCTGGATGAAACCCCGCCAGCTACAGGAATACTTGGCCCAACGAGGGGTGCTGCCTACCCGCCAGGTAGCCCTAGCCGTTGGGCGAACGCCCCAGCGCTGAGCCAAGTCTCCTGCCTCTGTAGACGGGAACGGTCTATATCGCTGGCTATAGCAGATTGAGCTGAGACTCAATCTTTGCGATAGCTAGGCCTGATCAAAGCCACCTAAGGCCAGGGGTTGACTGACCAGAGCCAAGGCCTCGGCCAGCGGTAGGGGGTGGCTAAACAAAAAGCCCTGGCCAATGTCGCAGCCCATAGTTTGCAGGGTCGCCATCTGGGCCGGGGTTTCTATGCCCTCGGCCACGGTGGGTAAGCCTAGCTGGTGGGCAATGTCGATAATTGAGCCGACCAAGATTTTGGCGCGATCGCTGGTGCACAGCTTGTGAATAAACGATCGATCAATTTTCAAACAGTCAATCTCACAGCGCTCTAGGTAATTGAGGCTAGAGTAGCCCGTGCCAAAATCGTCGAGCGAGACCTCAAAGCCAGCGGCGCGGCATTTTCCGATCGCATCAATGGCCTCAATCTCGTTTAAAAAGATCCGCTCTGTGACCTCTAACTTAATCTGTTGGGCATTTACTCCATGGCGGTGGGTACAGGCCAGAAGTCGATCAAAGAAATTGGCCTGTTGAAACTGTCTAGCTGAAATATTGATACTAATAAAAAAGTCGCTGTGCTCTAAACCTAAGTAATCAAACTGATGTTGAAAGTGACGCAGATCGGCGCAGGAATGCTCTAAAATCCAGTCGCCCATGGGCAAAATTAGCGAGGTCTCTTCGGCCAAGGCAACGAACTGTTGAGGGGCCACCATACCGCGTTGGGGGCAGGGCCATCGTAGCAGCGATTCGAACCCAACAATTTTGCGCGTGTTTAAATCTAAAAGGGGCTGATACACCAGCGAGAGTTCGTCATTCCGCACCGCACTTTGTAGGTCCGACTCTAGCTTAATGTCGTCTAAAATTTGCTGGTACTGCTGGCTTCTCACGTAGGCCGTCTCAGGTACAGCTGGTCTGGGCAAGCCAATATGGGGATTGGTCAAGGTCTTGAGATAGGCGTTGTAGGCACGATTGCGGTGAAGGGACACCGCAAGGAGCAACCGCACCATGGGCGATGATGACTCAATGCGCTCTGCCACCTGGGCGGCTGACACCACAATGCAACGGCAGGGGCCAATGGCCTTGGCCGAGGCAGAGCGAGTCGAGGCATCAATAATGCCCATCTCTCCAAAAAAATCGCCGGGACCTAACACATTGAGTTGAAGAGAATCATGGCCGGTGCCAACAAAAATTTCGACATAGCCAGACTCAATGATATAGGCTTTATCGGCAGAATTGCCCTCTGAAAAAATAGTTTCACCAGCATTAAAAAGACGAGTATTACAATCTGGAAATACAGCAATATCGGTTATTAGGGCATTGTGCTCATTAACCGTTGGGTTGGTTTCCATAGTGGCCGGTACCCCAGAGGGTAAAGAACTGGATAAAGCCGTGACTTTTTTCATAACAGGAACAAGTTTGGGAGCCTTACTCTAGCATCCCTTATTTATCTGAGGTCGTTCATAGACCAACTATGAAGTGTCAGTGTTTATTGTGAAAAGTTGTAGTCAATCACAGGATTATCGTAGAGCTGTCACACCTCGCTGTGATCTATATCACAACAGCTTAAGGCTGAATTGTCTAGCACTTAACCGGCGATCGGCAATATCGCTCGGCCTGATCCAGGTTCCCTGGTAGGCTAAGGGCACCCAAAGCACCCACCTAGACCCCGTACCGCCATGACCAATGCCTTGCCTCTGCCCCGCCGTTCTAGCCAGGTCACCGTAGTCGGGGCTGGCAACGTGGGTAGCACATTAGCCCAGCGCTTGCTCGAACGTAACCTGGCCGATGTCGTGCTGGTCGATATTGTGGCTGGGCGCCCCCAGGGGGTAGCCCTTGACCTCTCCCAGGCGGCGGGCAGCGAGGGCCACAACCGCACCATTGTGGGCACCAACGACTACCAAGACACCGCCAACTCAGACATTGTGGTAATTACCGCTGGGCTGCCCCGCCGCCCCGGCATGACCCGCGACGACCTTACCCAGGTCAACGGCAAGATTGTGGTCGATACTCTGCGCCAGGCGCTGGCCGTATCACCTGGGGCCAGCGTAATTGTAGTTACCAATCCGCTCGATGTGATGACTTACTTAGCCTGGCGGGTTAGCGGCTTGCCGCCTCAGCAGGTCATGGGCATGGCCGGGGTGCTCGACTCGGCCCGGTTCCAAACCTTCATTGCCTGGGAGTTGGGGGTGCCTCCCCAGGATGTCTCGGCGATGGTGTTGGGTGGCCACGGCGACCTGATGGTGCCTCTGCCCAGCTACACCACCGTCAGCGGCATTCCGGTGGCTGAGCTGATGCCGGCCTCCCGCTTGCAGGCGTTAATCGATCGCACTCGCAACGGTGGCGCTGAAATTGTGCAACTGCTCAAGCAGGGAGGGGCTTACTATGCCCCAGCCTCTTCTGCCTGTGTGATGGTCGAGGCCATCTTGCGCAATCAGCGGCGAATTTTGCCCCTGGCTGCCCACCTCACGGGCCAGTACGGCCTAGAAGATCTCTGTCTGGGAGTGCCCTGTCGTCTAGGCCAGACCGGCATTGAAGCAATTCTAGAACTGTCGCTTACCCCGACAGAGCAGGCGGCCCTAGAGCGATCGGCAGCGGCGGTTAAAGAGCAGCTGCAGCAGGCCCTGGCGCTCTTAGAATCGTGATCTATGCCATTTAGCCACGGCTAGGGGCTTAGCTTTGGCTCTGGGCCAGGGGGTAATGTGCCTAACCCATCTAGGGAGCCTGAGGCTCAACCTGAGTTACCCTAAACACCTGTTGATCTAAACCCCATGACCTCCACTGCCTTGCCCGAGTTCTTGCGTTATTCTGCCGATCACTACTGGCTAAAAAACGCCCGATTGCCCCTGGTCTGCTTAGATGACTCGGTGCCCTGGAAGACGGCGATCGCAGCCTTAGCCGCCCCACCCGTTTCCGAAGATCTAGTGGCTGCCCATATAGAAATTGAGCATGGACGCATTGCGGCGATTGTGCCCGCCAGTCAGGCCCTGAACCCAGCGCAACCGGCCTGGGACCTGCGCCAGGGTCTAGTATGGCCCTGCTTTGTCGACTGCCATACCCACCTTGACAAAGGCCAAACCTGGTTTCGCCACCCCAACCCCGACGGCACCTTTGACTCAGCCCTAGCGGCCGCCAGCGCCGACCAGCGCCACTGGAGCGCCGCCGACCTCTACCCTCGCATGGACTTTGGGCTGCGGTGTAGCTATGCCCACGGCACCCAGGCGGTGCGCACCCATTTAGATGCCCTCAATGGGCAGGCCGACATTAGCTTTGCGGTGTTTGATCGGCTGCGGCAGGAGTGGGCAGGCAAAATTGCCCTCCAAGCCGTGTCCCTGGTGTCGATGGACTACTACGATGACCCCGCCGCCGAGACCTTGGCCGATACCGTTGCCCGCTACGGCGGTATTCTAGGCGGCGTAATCTACCCCCAACCCGGTATTGAAGCCCAGATCGATCGCGCCTTTGCCCTGGCTGAAGCTCGGGGGCTAGACCTCGACTTTCATGTCGATGAGAGCCTTGACCCCGAGGCCGAGGGGTTGCGCATCGTAGCCGAAACCAAGCTGCGGCGAGGGTTTAGGGGCCGGGTTAACTGCGGTCACTGCTGTAGTCTGTCGGTACAGGCCAGCGATCGCGCCCAATCTACCCTCGCTCGGCTCAAAGCCGCCGACATTAGCGTCGTCAGCCTACCCCTGTGCAATCTCTATCTGCAAGACCGACAGCCCGGCACCATGCCCCGCTACCGAGGGGTTACCCTACTGCCCGAGCTGCGCCAGTTTGAGGTGGCCGTCGCCCTAGCCAGCGACAACTGCCGCGATGCCTTTTTTGCCTACGGCGACCACGACATGGTGGAGGTGTTTACCCATTCGGTTCGTATTGGCCAGCTCGATCGCCCCATCGGCGACTGGCCCCTGGCGGTAACCCGCACCCCAGCAAAAATTATGGGTCTAGAGGCTGGGTTGATCGGGGTAGGTCGCCCCGCCGATTTAGTTCTGTTCAAAGCTCGCAGCTTTAGCGAGCTGCTGTCGCGGCCCCAGGGCGATCGCAGGGTGCTGCGCCAGGGTACCGCCATCGACACCACCCCGCCCGACTACGCCGAACTCGATGCCCTGATGGGTCTAAGCTAAATCGGTGGTTGCAATTAAACGTAGGATGGGGCAAAGGGCCATACCCGTGCCCATCGCCCTGATGATGGGCACGCGATGCTTTGCCCATCCTACGCGGGGTTTATATTTAATTGAGCCTTCCTACTTAGCCGCGGGGAACCTTACCCCCAACAACCTGGAAAACCGAACCCCGCTCTAACCCTAGGTTTGCTAGGCTTGAGCCACAACTAGATTGAGCGTTGTCTGCCCTGGCTTTAGCCGCACCCGCTGCGACCCTCAGGGCCAGAGTTGACTACAATAAAATCGCTCTGCAGAGCAAGATTAGGCGCAGGTTTATAGGAGGACGGGAATGGCTGCTACGGGCTTTAAAGACTATTACGCCGTGTTGGGGGTTAGCCGCACCGCGGATGCCGACGATATTAAGCAGTCGTTTCGCAAACTAGCCCGCAAGTACCACCCCGACGTTAACCCCAACGACAAAACCGCCGAGGCCAAGTTTAAGGAGGTCAGTGAAGCCTACGAGGTGCTCTCTGACCCCGACAAGCGGAAGAAGTATGACCAGTATGGGCAATACTGGCAGCAGGCCAGCCGGGCTGGGGCCGGCACCCCCTACGGTAGCCCGGGCGACATGGGCGGTTTTGACTTTAGCAACTATGGCAGCTTCGATGAGTTTATCAACGAACTGCTGGGCCGCTTTGCCACCTCTGGCGGCAGTGGCCGCACTTACCCCTACGGCACCCCGGCAGGCGGGCCGAGCGGGGCAGGGTTTGGCTATGACCCCAGTGTCGGTCAATCCTTTGATCAGGAGGCCTCCATTCGCCTCACCTTTAGTGAAGCCTTCCACGGAGCCCAAAAGCGACTACGCATTGGCAATGACAATGTTGAGGTGCGCATTCCCCCAGGGGCAAAACAGGGCAGCAAAATTCGACTCAAGGGCAAAGGCCCCCTCAACCCTTACACCAAGCAGCCCGCCGATA is a genomic window of Nodosilinea sp. E11 containing:
- a CDS encoding DUF389 domain-containing protein; its protein translation is MKFNSSKLQRWAQLLKQQAYRCCLMAQVWLWDTLLTTAAWIEQTAAPLRRVVAAGDLSRLRHDLLEESQLSWHYLVLVVGSCIIATLGLLANSTAVIIGAMLIAPLMLPIRGAAFGIIEADRVLMRSSILALIVGSVLSVTISATLGRLTGVVQFGSEVMARTQPTLLDLGIAVAAGALAGVAKVEPKIAGTVAGTAIAVALMPPICVVGLWLGQGNLELSLGALLLYMTNLFGITLACMVAFVLFGYSMMHQARRPLGITLMFTALLVLPLGASTLRLLQQNQLEANVRTALLDRTVTFQRLTLVDMSTNWLTTPPEISLTVRASEPVSPTQVQLLEEFLAREMGRDYRLVFLVSQVAAVTSSPPDETDVVE
- a CDS encoding DUF5671 domain-containing protein is translated as MSTDLPAPPDRRSELVQFILLARDRGTSDEFISKLLRDYGWPSREVERAFFEVYEGLLGRPLPTPQGASAELARDAFFYLLAFVTLGIWLQALGEMAFIFINHLIPDRLNNYYNDPSWQVAFALARLIVAYPVYLGLMRQINYDLAAHREKYFSGVRKWLTYLTLLIATIIAIGAVIAFLTSFLRGELTPRFLLKVLVVLVLDGGVLWYYFDWIRRKPAPKVLRLNQESLAHE
- a CDS encoding helix-turn-helix transcriptional regulator, whose translation is MPESSPKEPKPESALKQLRDRLGLTQEELSRRCGIPLRTYVRWETGEATPRPTIPQVKALCRELGVAIEDLPDEFGPSG
- a CDS encoding host attachment protein → MTRFLVAVVDGARACFFSLEPLAAPELESGPDLMERGELLNPAIEMAGQDLWANTKTGRNRGNGSRGHSYDDHRSNHLVEFERRFALAIGAQIDHLMVHYDLNTLVLVAEPQILGLLRECAAGTYGRSHQVQELAKDLCWMKPRQLQEYLAQRGVLPTRQVALAVGRTPQR
- a CDS encoding EAL domain-containing protein produces the protein METNPTVNEHNALITDIAVFPDCNTRLFNAGETIFSEGNSADKAYIIESGYVEIFVGTGHDSLQLNVLGPGDFFGEMGIIDASTRSASAKAIGPCRCIVVSAAQVAERIESSSPMVRLLLAVSLHRNRAYNAYLKTLTNPHIGLPRPAVPETAYVRSQQYQQILDDIKLESDLQSAVRNDELSLVYQPLLDLNTRKIVGFESLLRWPCPQRGMVAPQQFVALAEETSLILPMGDWILEHSCADLRHFQHQFDYLGLEHSDFFISINISARQFQQANFFDRLLACTHRHGVNAQQIKLEVTERIFLNEIEAIDAIGKCRAAGFEVSLDDFGTGYSSLNYLERCEIDCLKIDRSFIHKLCTSDRAKILVGSIIDIAHQLGLPTVAEGIETPAQMATLQTMGCDIGQGFLFSHPLPLAEALALVSQPLALGGFDQA
- the mdh gene encoding malate dehydrogenase; its protein translation is MTNALPLPRRSSQVTVVGAGNVGSTLAQRLLERNLADVVLVDIVAGRPQGVALDLSQAAGSEGHNRTIVGTNDYQDTANSDIVVITAGLPRRPGMTRDDLTQVNGKIVVDTLRQALAVSPGASVIVVTNPLDVMTYLAWRVSGLPPQQVMGMAGVLDSARFQTFIAWELGVPPQDVSAMVLGGHGDLMVPLPSYTTVSGIPVAELMPASRLQALIDRTRNGGAEIVQLLKQGGAYYAPASSACVMVEAILRNQRRILPLAAHLTGQYGLEDLCLGVPCRLGQTGIEAILELSLTPTEQAALERSAAAVKEQLQQALALLES
- a CDS encoding cytosine deaminase; the protein is MTSTALPEFLRYSADHYWLKNARLPLVCLDDSVPWKTAIAALAAPPVSEDLVAAHIEIEHGRIAAIVPASQALNPAQPAWDLRQGLVWPCFVDCHTHLDKGQTWFRHPNPDGTFDSALAAASADQRHWSAADLYPRMDFGLRCSYAHGTQAVRTHLDALNGQADISFAVFDRLRQEWAGKIALQAVSLVSMDYYDDPAAETLADTVARYGGILGGVIYPQPGIEAQIDRAFALAEARGLDLDFHVDESLDPEAEGLRIVAETKLRRGFRGRVNCGHCCSLSVQASDRAQSTLARLKAADISVVSLPLCNLYLQDRQPGTMPRYRGVTLLPELRQFEVAVALASDNCRDAFFAYGDHDMVEVFTHSVRIGQLDRPIGDWPLAVTRTPAKIMGLEAGLIGVGRPADLVLFKARSFSELLSRPQGDRRVLRQGTAIDTTPPDYAELDALMGLS
- a CDS encoding DnaJ C-terminal domain-containing protein, which codes for MAATGFKDYYAVLGVSRTADADDIKQSFRKLARKYHPDVNPNDKTAEAKFKEVSEAYEVLSDPDKRKKYDQYGQYWQQASRAGAGTPYGSPGDMGGFDFSNYGSFDEFINELLGRFATSGGSGRTYPYGTPAGGPSGAGFGYDPSVGQSFDQEASIRLTFSEAFHGAQKRLRIGNDNVEVRIPPGAKQGSKIRLKGKGPLNPYTKQPADIYLVVQLDTHSFFKLEGDSLTAEVPIAPDEAVLGGKIDVPTPDGSVTMNLPAGTRSGQSLRLRGKGWPRPKGDRGDLLIKVVITPPASLSDSERQLYEQIRQSRTVSPRQSLVNNHL